A single Cyanobacteria bacterium FACHB-DQ100 DNA region contains:
- a CDS encoding response regulator, with protein MTQPRILLIDDNPGDRALAIRALKQTFSNLQVQEVLDQGGLNRAIREKNFDLVVTDFQIRWTTGIDVLLAIKEQDPTLPVIMFTNTGTEEIAVEAMKLGLDDYILKRSDAYARLPAAVSRSLENVRIRAELERYTNIRVHDLNEALQTILSLSSRLLERSTSRSQADQTDFQQIYRAAQTASELLQDLLPENPSHKSSNS; from the coding sequence ATGACTCAACCCCGCATTCTCTTAATCGATGACAATCCAGGCGATCGTGCCTTGGCGATTCGCGCGCTCAAACAAACCTTCTCCAATCTGCAAGTTCAAGAGGTTCTCGACCAGGGCGGCTTAAATCGCGCCATTCGGGAGAAAAATTTTGATTTGGTGGTTACAGATTTCCAAATTCGCTGGACAACAGGGATTGACGTTCTTCTCGCCATTAAGGAGCAAGATCCAACCCTTCCAGTGATTATGTTCACCAACACAGGCACGGAAGAAATCGCCGTCGAGGCGATGAAGCTTGGACTAGACGATTACATTCTCAAACGATCAGATGCTTATGCTCGTCTACCTGCTGCTGTCAGTCGTTCGCTCGAGAATGTTAGAATCCGTGCTGAGCTAGAACGGTATACCAACATTCGCGTTCATGATCTCAACGAAGCGCTGCAAACAATTCTGTCACTCAGTTCACGGTTACTCGAGAGAAGTACATCTCGTTCTCAGGCTGACCAAACCGACTTCCAGCAGATTTACCGCGCTGCTCAAACGGCAAGCGAATTGCTACAAGACCTACTGCCTGAGAATCCTTCACACAAATCAAGTAACTCGTGA
- a CDS encoding response regulator has protein sequence MDVPPILLVEDDPKEVLLIQRAFRKAEIAADLHIINDGEQAIAYLAGQPPFEDRAQYPLPMLILLDLKLPRRSGAEVLAWLRQQPGLKRIPVVMLTASREYADVNRTYDLGVNAYMVKPVSFNQLVEIVNTLHVHWLVLNEKPQIDIS, from the coding sequence ATGGATGTGCCCCCAATTTTACTGGTTGAAGATGATCCTAAAGAGGTTTTATTAATTCAGCGGGCGTTTCGTAAAGCTGAGATTGCTGCTGACTTGCATATCATCAACGACGGAGAACAAGCGATTGCCTACTTGGCCGGACAACCGCCGTTTGAGGATCGCGCTCAGTATCCACTTCCGATGCTGATTCTGCTCGATTTGAAACTTCCTCGTCGCTCTGGAGCTGAAGTACTGGCTTGGTTACGTCAACAACCCGGATTGAAGCGCATTCCCGTCGTGATGCTGACTGCCTCAAGGGAATATGCGGATGTCAACCGAACTTATGACTTAGGAGTGAACGCTTACATGGTCAAACCCGTTAGCTTTAACCAGCTTGTAGAAATTGTGAACACACTGCACGTTCATTGGCTTGTGCTGAACGAGAAACCGCAAATCGATATCTCCTAG